gatctagatccccccatagaattttcgctatcctaccgaccgtttcgctgttccacagtgttgcatacgcattcgtcgcccactcccttaactcggactgcgtccttTACCCGTTAAGACTATTCTAGGGAtcccaaagtcgactttcgGCTAATCGATTAGTCAACTTTTGGTGTAAAAAAGTCAaagtcgactttcaatgatTAAAAAGTCGAAAAGAAAGCTAAAAAAAGCTGCATAGAGATACAAGTTTTGTTTGCTTATGGTGCTGCTAGGTAAgcattgtttccaatttttctgaGATGTATCTGTGTACTTTACTCTCAAGTGCTACGATTCATAGCTCTTGGTTTATTCTTTTTGCcataaatacatatattttttttattgaaaagttaAACGGAAGGCAAAACTTGGTAattgcgaaacaattaaaggtggtctcgtTTGTACAACAGCCACAAGTCAtttggtgcaatccgccatggtGTCTTCATGCTTGTCtatgttttgccaacacacatatgtagagagataacaacaaagagaatataaacaaaaatctgtcatcttaataccgtcaaacctggccggctgttagcaGCTGTTCTGCGTGAGACCACcattttaaatccgccttggtaaTGGCATTGATTGGCAATGGTTGAATCGATTTGATGTTCTTCGGCAGCGAAATTTAGATAGTAATAACAATTCGTTTAGATAGTAATAACAATTTGTGGATAACGTCATTATAAATATAATATTCAGCTTAAtagttttaagtttttgaaagctgaattttggcacaattgCGTTTATGTTCGAGGATGGActgtataggactatatctttttATCGCACCCGTAAAAACCGGACTCCGTATTTGAAATCTTCAGCTCCTTAAAGGTGTATTTTATGTCCAAGATTAAaaatcttaagcctataaaatgtgaatatggtccatatgggTCCAATTTTAGGTGTAGGTTCCATACTAACGTACCCACAATTTTCCGTGTTTTTGctttgaaacatttttgttccaatttgtctaaaatttggcaagcGACATTTTCTCGACGTGGTAAACATATATTCCAATCCAAGAACGaatccaaaaatattttatagtaaagggtgatttttttgaggttaggattttcatgcattagtatttgacagatcacgtgggatttcagacatggtgtcaaagagaaagatgctcagtatgctttgacattttatcatgaatagacttactaacgagcaacgcttgcaaatcattgaattttattaccaaaatcagtgttcggttcgaaatgtgttcaaattttgacaaattttgttcagcgatgaggctcatttctggttgaatggctacgtaaataagcaaaattgccgcatttggagtgaagagcaaccagaagcctttcaagaactgcccatgcatcccgaaaaatgcactgtttggtgtggtttgtacgctggtagaatcattggaccgtattttttcaaagatgctgttggacgcaacgttacggtgaataaacacatttcgaaccgaacactgattttggtaataaaattcaatgatttgcaagcgttgctcgttagtaagtctattcatgatgaaatgtcaaagcatactgagcatctttctctttgacaccatgtctgaaatcccacgtgatctgtcaaatcctaacctcaaaaaaatcaccctttagctcctATTTGCACCGAATTTAGCGAAGTCTAGATGGAATTTAGAATAGATAGACTCCTATTTGATGAAGACTCTGATTAAAAATAGTCTTTGATAATGTCGGAtacataaaatcggatagaatGTAGTAATAAGTTTGTGTTTCTTTGGGGGTTTTATATAGGAAACGTTAGAAAATAAAAGTTCGTTACTCATATGTAAAAAAATGTCATGTTCCAATTGACGATTTTAACGTTCAGAGTAGCACTAGTTGAAAATCGTCTAGGATATTACACTATTTCAAGTTttaattcaattacaaaaaaaggGGAAAGTAAACGGGAATGTAGAaacttttgaaagaaaaaattcaccaatgccaattatgtcaccctgttatgCAAAGAAAATTCCATTCGAGCTGCGTACCTACCGAAATTTTTGGTAACGATACCGGTAATGAAtatttcgtttaggatatgtcaatgcatttcctACGGTAACAAAAGTCTCGCCAGAGGTACATATTCCCTTAGGTTAAAGTTACATACCAAGCGAAGCACTTAGGgccaaatcccacaaaagcaacgcgcaaaaataaaactattttaaaatttgacgCTTTAAAACTCTACTTTGCGTACGGCAACACAGAAGCACGCTGGATTTTAGTCGTCAAGTTTAACTTTAAGGCGTTGATTTTctagcatttgtttgcagagttcaTTTTTTCAACGGGACGCTCAAAATCAAAGAACATTCTGTTTCGGCCTTTGTGCGTGATTAAGAAATCTGCCACCACATGCGTTCTTTTGGGTGAGTTACATACCATGCGCTTTATTCTTAACACGAATTTCTAAAAATCAGCTTACTTTAGTATTTTCCAAAGTAAATGTCAATACAAATTGTTAATAATGTGGTTTAATAGTAAAATCATAGAAGAATTTCTCTAATTTACGGACTgtgaaacaatttttgaatagcAACACAGAATGACGGTCGATTTCAGTCGTCAAGTTGGAAATCTTTTAAATTTTAGGCATTGCTTTTCTAGCATTTGTTtgtagagttgcatttttcaacgcgatgCTCAACAAGATAGAACAACGCCTTTGTGTGTTCTTTGGGTTGATTTACATACCATGCCCTTTTTGCTTTACATGAATTTCCAAAAATCCTTTTAGTCATTGTAAATAATGTGGTTTAATAGTAAAATCATAAAAGAATTTCTATAATTTACGGactgcaaaacaatttttgatagcaaacattttcaaatcaTATTTTTGCGCCCTGAAACGCGTTCAAAGTTGATAGTTAACTAATTCCGTCAGATGTGTGCGTGCGATGCATTTGTTGTGTAAAGctcacatctgaatttgaacagggctattttagacgacttgattcataatcgcaatagaaaacaaatcatttcttacttcccttatttaAATCCAACTCATGACCTACACCACTCGGGACATgcctttcgtttggtttgtctgtttgcgctttcttctttttaaatatattttttacatgcactttttgtttgagttacataccatgctgattttttgaaattcgtgcgCGGCAAAACGCACATGGAATGTAACTCAAACAAAAGAACGCATGTGGTCGCCTTAGATTGCTTAAGTACGCATAAGGGCTGCGCGTGCTATGTAAATCCAGCTTTTTGGCAGCGAAAATTTCGTTTCAGGTGCATACCGTCTTTGTCATGTAAACTCCCCATTAATTGGGgatggctcaataaatcaatgaCTTGACTTAATAATCGATTACTCGACTTTTTGTCGTatcgattattcgattttgtgcTGTATGATATTGGACACTTCTCAAAGTTCTAATAGTCGATTCATCGATTAGTCTGTAAAATAATTGATTAATTATTTaacaattaacaaaaaacaCATGCCGTTATCTGTTTATTAACTTTACTTCGTCGTAGTAAACAAACATCaattggtattgcaaatgcTGCAGTCTTCCAGTTGTAACTGAAATCAAGTTGCCGCCGCTGCCATTAGTTATGATCGGCACAGTGTTCTATTACTATTTTtagattttctcaaattttagtGCGAATTAAAGAGCATTCTTCTCATATAGTTTAACCTACCATCGACAACAGAAGTCCAACACTAAATAAAATCAATCAAAATGGTCCAGAAATGTGAGACACCAAACTGTGGTAAAGATGCTACCTTGCAGTGTCCAACGTGCCTGAAAATGGGTATTCCTGGTTCGTACTTTTGTTCGCAGCCATGCTTCAAAGGGTTTTGGAAAGAGCACAAAATGATACATGCTTTGGCAGGTATGTTCGTGTGTGGGGTGGGAAAATAAAAATCCTTTATTTCATTATACAAATTTTGCAGAAGGTGCTGCTAAACCTAAATGCCCAGTGGAAGGTGGCTTCAATCCTTGGCCAAATTACCGGTTTACCGGCAAACTGAGGCCAGCCGAAAAAACACCCAAACGACATGTACCCGAACATATTGAGCGCCCCGATTACGCCGATCATCCCGACGGTAGAGCCGCATCCGAGGAGGCCATGCGCGGCAATTCTTCTATTAAAGTTTTGGATGATGATGAAATCGAAGCAATGCGTGTAGCCGGCCGTTTGGGTCGTGAATGCTTAGATGCTGCTGCTCAAGCAGTTGAGGTGGGTGTAACCACCGATGAATTGGATCGTTTGGTCCACGAGGCAGCCATTGAAAGGGATTGCTATCCTTCTCCTTTGAATTATTACAACTTTCCCAAGTCCTGTTGCACTTCGGTGAATGAGGTTATATGTCATGGCATACCCGATCTCAGACCTTTGCAAGATGGTGATCTTTGCAATATTGATGTGACCGTCTATCACCATGGCTTCCATGGGGATTTGAATGAAACATTCTTTGTGGGTAATGTTGCCGAAAAGCATAAGAAATTGGTGCGTGTAACTTATGAGGCGTTAAGCAAAGCAATTGAATTGGTGAGACCTGGTGTTAAATATCGCGAAATTGGAAATGTCATCCAGAGATATGTATCCCCACATGGTTTTAGTGTGGTTAAGAGCTATTGCGGCCATGGTATACATAGACTCTTCCACACTGCCCCAAATGTGCCTCATTATGCAAGTAAGTATATTAGTACACatgtaaaaacaacaacaattggggTTAAACCAATTTGTGCTCGTATACAATCTGTTCAACAGGAAAGTAATGCTCCATGCGAAAATCAAACAAAGTATTTCAAATATTAGTGGTGAAATGGCAATATATCATGGCTACAGATATTTACATAAAATATAGCAAAAAAACGGTTTTTATGTATGTTCGGCTTATGATGCTATACTATTATTGCTATGCAGAATTTTTTGTATGTCACGCTTAAAAGTAAAATAACGAAAACGGCAAATTGGACTAGTATGTCCAAAGAAAAATGTCTATAAAAATACTAACTGGTTAATAGAATAATCACTCTTATTCTGGTTGTCGAAGGTGAAAATCGACAGCAGTCGTAGTCAAAGGCGAATTTCATACTTCCTGTTATTCAAATGTTTGTAAATGGGCAGTAGCTGCTTTCgccttattataccctacaccatcactgtggtacaggttattatagatttgtgcatttgtttgcaatgctaagaagaagaagagctagacccatcgataagtataccgatcggcttagaatcacttcctgattcgattaagctatgtccgtctgtctgtccatgtatgttttcttgtgatcaaggtacaggtcgcatttattgtccgatcggcACAAAACTTCGCACAAGTCATTTTTTTGGCCCACGgatcgctattgattttgaaaaaaatcgattcagatttagatatagccctcatatatatctttcatccgacatggtcttttaaggctgtagaagccacaatttttgtccaatctttacaaaaaatAGCCTgaagtgctttatttgacgtcctcatatgtgtgcaaaatttcgtcaaaatggaaacagatttagatatagtaatccgatttttacaaaattttgcgtgaggagTCTTATGTGACGTCCtcaaatgtgtgcaaaatttcaataaaatcggttcaaatttagatatagctcccacatatatctttcatccgatatgggtttttaaggctgtagaagacacTATTTTTGTCCAATCTTTGCGTAAGGGGTCTTATGTGACATCCTCATatgggtgcaaaatttcaataaaattggttcaaatttacatatagctcccatatatatctttcatccgatatggccttttaaggctgtggttctattcaatatttcaataataatattatgcaaaataaaagtctgactatatttcaacataggttccatgtattGGAAGCAGTACGTATTCTcggtgttgtagggtataataagtcgaccccgcccgacttttgcttaccttactggttttacagtaaaaatttgctgGACAGTAAGAACCTTTAATCTCGTTTGTTATTAGTTTtaataaaacgaaataaaactgctgtttttcataaaaatattctcAAGGTTGCAATCTGttgttagcaaaaaaaaaaaaaaaattgtaaaaatttagaACTTTTCAACAACCAAACACTTAAGTTCTCTCCTGTTACAAATAATGTGCGAAAGCACTTAGTGCCAACGGGATAACCgagaaaacaaaacattttgttaaaataaaaagaattcagTCAACGGTTCAGTTTGGTTTGTTTtcagtataccctccaccataggagggggtatactaatttcgtcattctgtttataacacctcgaaatatgcatctacgatcctataaagtatatatattattgatcgtcttgtcattttaagtcgatctagccatgtccgtccgtctgtctgtcgaaagcaccttaactttcgaaggagtacagctagccgcttgaaattttgcacaaatattttttattagtgtagctcggttgggattgtaaatggaccaaatcggtccatgtttcgatatagcttaattaaaccgatcttgggtcttgatttcttgagcatttaaagggcgcaatacacgtccgatttggctgaaattttgaacgtggtgttttgttatcacttccaacaactgtgttaagtatgattcatatcggttcataatctggtatatatatctgccatataaaccgatcttggatcttgacttcttgagcccatagaacacgcaattctcatccgattcggctgaaattttgcacgaggtgttttgttatgactatcaataattgtgctaagtatgccgcaaatcggtacataacctgatatagctgtcatattaaaagatctgggatcttgaatccgatttggaagaaattttatacaacggcttttctcatgaccatcaacatacgtgtctaatatggtctgaatcgatcaatagcttgatacagctcccatataaaccgatctgccgattttgcttcttgagcccctacaaggcgaaattcttatccgaatgaactgaaatattacacaatgacttctacaatgttcagcattaatttttatttatttttttttatttattttatttatgttcagcattaaatttaatttatggtccgaatcggattataacttgatatagcataacagttcttgttcaatatttattgtttgccaaaaaagagaacttagcacgctcttacttgttgtggTGATTAGGATGAATAAATAATGCAACATTGGAAAGAATTCATCATCATCAGAACTTAACACCACATAGCTTAGAGCTTTTAGCtcagatctgtgtggtgtttaacGTTATTTTGAGAATCTCATCTAAAGGCTGTCGGGCGCGACCATAGGTCGCGGATAgatgcaattgcagtcgcggatagctgcaattgcagtcacgAACAATCAATGATATTGAGTACAGTCTCAGTGAGCGACTTAAATATTGATTCTCTATATTGACGTCATAATGTTCCCTTTGCGATCGGTCATACGGACCGAAATGAGCAATAGATGCTTGACTAGGATCTCTACTGCCATATgcaaaaatgtggctacaacattaCCGTCGATACTATAAAGTAAAAACTTTCTTGATTGTCTAAAGAATCTAAGAAGATTTTGCGAAGTCCGTATGCCTGTCGGTTGCAATACTTCTACAGTTTTTAAATATGAAGCTATCGAgttgaaaattggttcagattatgCTTACCCATAGGCAGTTAAAGTTCACAGTTTGGCTCTTTAGAAATATATGTACGTACATTGATGTAGCCGCCTTATAGAGCGATATCCCGATGTACAGatataaaaggaaaattttttatggcttGTATTGGAACCATGAATGTAGAATCatgctaaatacggtccaaatcgaatcatatttggatatgcaaatgctaattttgcccatgaacattccactaaggaacaggtgcaaacttcacacatatcaatgagtgcagtccgatccaagtttaagctcaatggtaaggggcctcctgtttatagccgagtccgaacggcgtgccgcaatgcgatacctctttggagagaagttttacatggcatagtacctcacaaatgttgccagcattaggagggggaaaaccaccgctgaaaatttttctgatggtctcgtcaggattcgaacctaggcgtgcagtgtcataggtggacatactaacctctgagctacggtggccttctatatggatatagtttccataaatCTTCCGAATGAACTCCTTAAGCTTATTAATTATCtattttttatatgtatgtgtaaaatttaattaaatcatcttttatttaatttcaaagaaatgagtacGTCGTCACCGTCCATGTTAATTCCTTACGCCAGTGCACGATTTGAAGAAGGCTCATTTTGAAACTAGGCGTTATAAAAATACCGAAATATGTCGAAATTCGACTACGTCTTCGACAACCGGAATAGGGGTGAGCGACTTCGTTGCTGccatattgttttattttatcaaTTTGCATTTACTCGGACCGCTATTGTCGCCAAAATCGCTTCATTTCAAAAGTGACATGATTTATTGTAATGCACAACGTTTTGCAAAGAAAACAGAACATCTTAAGTTATTTTTGGTATAGAATAATAAACCATATACAAAGGACTTTGAAACTCAAAAAATTAACCTTATTTTACACTACAAATCAAATTTACGAAACATTCTTTAATTTCATGTTGTATTTGTAGAAAATTCTGCTGTTGGAGTTATGAAAGCTGGCCATACATTCACTATTGAGCCCATGATATCGGAAGGCTTGAGTACGGTGTCGCAATGGCCCGATGACTGGACTGCTGTTACTGGTGATGGCTTGTATTCGGCCCAGTTTGAGCAGACGCTTTTGGTTACAGACACTGGTTGTGATATTCTGACCAAACGCCGTGAGAAAAACGGGCAGCCTTGGTTTATGGATA
This Stomoxys calcitrans chromosome 2, idStoCalc2.1, whole genome shotgun sequence DNA region includes the following protein-coding sequences:
- the LOC106084495 gene encoding methionine aminopeptidase 1, which encodes MVQKCETPNCGKDATLQCPTCLKMGIPGSYFCSQPCFKGFWKEHKMIHALAEGAAKPKCPVEGGFNPWPNYRFTGKLRPAEKTPKRHVPEHIERPDYADHPDGRAASEEAMRGNSSIKVLDDDEIEAMRVAGRLGRECLDAAAQAVEVGVTTDELDRLVHEAAIERDCYPSPLNYYNFPKSCCTSVNEVICHGIPDLRPLQDGDLCNIDVTVYHHGFHGDLNETFFVGNVAEKHKKLVRVTYEALSKAIELVRPGVKYREIGNVIQRYVSPHGFSVVKSYCGHGIHRLFHTAPNVPHYAKNSAVGVMKAGHTFTIEPMISEGLSTVSQWPDDWTAVTGDGLYSAQFEQTLLVTDTGCDILTKRREKNGQPWFMDKL